In Oscillatoria acuminata PCC 6304, a single window of DNA contains:
- a CDS encoding Uma2 family endonuclease, with translation MTKSELTPELQTPIWVEDEWTPPMPPTDLIFDDGEPLESNRHRIAINVLIAAVHEAFAGRQDYFTGGNMFVYFSSEQALNRDFQGPDFFVALNVNETKERQGWVAWDEGGRYPNVIIELLSPSTAREDLGSKKDFYEQTFRLPDYFVYDPFAPESLRGWQLKGQRYEELTKDDRGWLWCNSLGFWLGTWEGTLQQETATWLRFFDGDGNLILLPEELAKIERQRAENEAQRAEEALSELEALKARLREKGIDLESL, from the coding sequence ATGACTAAATCTGAACTCACCCCAGAACTACAAACTCCGATATGGGTGGAGGATGAGTGGACTCCTCCGATGCCGCCTACGGATTTAATTTTTGATGATGGAGAACCCTTGGAAAGTAATCGTCACCGCATTGCTATCAATGTGCTAATTGCCGCAGTACATGAAGCCTTTGCGGGGCGGCAAGACTATTTTACTGGGGGCAATATGTTCGTTTATTTTAGTAGCGAACAAGCCCTAAATCGGGATTTTCAAGGCCCGGATTTCTTTGTCGCCCTCAATGTTAATGAGACAAAGGAACGGCAAGGTTGGGTCGCTTGGGACGAAGGAGGACGCTATCCTAATGTGATTATAGAGTTACTGTCCCCCTCTACAGCCCGCGAGGACCTCGGAAGCAAAAAGGACTTTTATGAACAGACATTTAGACTCCCTGATTATTTTGTCTATGACCCCTTTGCGCCCGAATCATTGCGGGGATGGCAGTTAAAGGGACAAAGGTATGAGGAGTTAACCAAAGACGATCGCGGTTGGTTATGGTGCAATTCTCTCGGGTTCTGGTTGGGAACTTGGGAGGGAACATTGCAACAAGAAACAGCAACTTGGTTAAGGTTTTTTGATGGCGATGGCAATTTGATTCTGTTGCCCGAAGAACTGGCTAAAATTGAACGCCAACGGGCTGAAAATGAAGCACAACGGGCTGAGGAAGCCCTCTCGGAATTGGAGGCGCTTAAAGCCCGACTCCGGGAGAAGGGCATCGATTTAGAATCTCTATAA
- the rplA gene encoding 50S ribosomal protein L1 — translation MPKKISRRLQELVKKVEERPYEPLEALNLLKETATAKFPESAEAHIRLGIDPKYTDQQLRTTVALPKGTGQTVRVAVIARGEKVNEATQAGADLAGSEDLIAEIQQGRMDFDKLIATPDMMPQVAKLGKLLGPRGLMPSPKGGTVTFDLGQAINEFKAGKLEFRADRTGIVHVMFGKAAFPTEDLLVNLKALQESIDRNRPSGAKGRYWRSVYVTSTMGPSIEVDISALRDLKLTETA, via the coding sequence ATGCCCAAAAAAATCTCGCGTAGATTACAAGAACTCGTTAAAAAGGTTGAAGAGCGGCCTTATGAACCCTTAGAGGCGCTCAACCTTTTAAAAGAGACCGCTACAGCCAAATTTCCTGAATCCGCCGAAGCGCATATTCGCTTAGGCATTGATCCCAAGTACACCGACCAACAGCTACGGACCACCGTGGCCCTACCTAAAGGAACGGGTCAAACCGTCCGGGTTGCGGTCATTGCTCGGGGGGAAAAAGTCAACGAAGCCACCCAGGCTGGTGCAGATTTGGCGGGATCGGAAGATCTGATTGCTGAAATCCAACAAGGCCGGATGGACTTCGATAAACTAATTGCCACCCCGGACATGATGCCCCAAGTGGCAAAATTAGGTAAACTTCTCGGTCCCCGGGGGTTGATGCCTTCGCCAAAAGGTGGTACAGTAACCTTTGACCTCGGTCAAGCAATTAACGAGTTCAAAGCCGGTAAACTAGAATTTCGGGCCGATCGCACAGGTATCGTCCATGTCATGTTTGGGAAAGCAGCTTTCCCAACTGAAGATCTCCTAGTGAACCTGAAGGCGTTGCAAGAAAGCATTGACCGCAACCGCCCTTCCGGTGCTAAAGGCCGCTACTGGCGCAGTGTGTATGTCACTTCTACGATGGGTCCCTCCATTGAAGTTGATATCAGTGCCTTGCGAGATCTCAAGCTGACTGAAACCGCCTAA
- the rplL gene encoding 50S ribosomal protein L7/L12 yields the protein MSAATDEILEKLKSLTLLEASELVKQIEEAFGVSAAAPAGGMMMMAPGAAAAAEEVEEKTEFDVILEEVPADKKIAVLKVVRVLTGLGLKEAKDMVESAPKPIKEGITKDAAEDAKKQLEEAGGKVSIK from the coding sequence ATGTCTGCAGCAACTGATGAAATTCTCGAAAAGCTAAAATCCCTGACCTTGTTGGAAGCTTCTGAACTGGTCAAACAAATTGAAGAAGCCTTTGGCGTGAGTGCTGCTGCACCTGCTGGCGGCATGATGATGATGGCTCCTGGCGCGGCTGCTGCTGCTGAAGAAGTCGAAGAGAAGACTGAATTTGATGTCATTCTCGAAGAAGTTCCCGCAGACAAGAAAATTGCTGTTCTCAAAGTCGTCCGCGTGTTAACCGGATTAGGTCTGAAAGAAGCCAAAGATATGGTGGAATCTGCACCGAAACCGATTAAAGAAGGCATCACCAAAGATGCAGCGGAAGATGCTAAGAAGCAACTGGAAGAAGCAGGCGGAAAAGTCAGCATCAAGTAA
- the era gene encoding GTPase Era gives MIFLGGTTLNPSDFSVIPEPPAGFKSGFIGIIGRPNVGKSTLMNHLVGQKIAITSPVAQTTRNRLRGILTTPEAQFIFVDTPGIHKPHHQLGKVLVKNAIGAISSVDILLLMVDGSVEAGGGDRFIMEMLTQTKTPVILGLNKIDLRSSLSRPRDVEVIDRSYQELAENLKWPVARFSATTGEGLADLLTLLGDRLEPGPYYYPPDLVTDRPERFIIGELIREQILYLTREEVPHSVAISLDLMEETKDLTRILATIYVERPSQKGIIIGKGGQMLKAIGSAAREQMQKLIEGKVYLEIFVKVQPNWRQSRIHLAELGYKLED, from the coding sequence TTGATTTTTTTAGGAGGTACGACCCTGAATCCCTCAGATTTTTCTGTCATTCCCGAACCCCCTGCCGGGTTTAAATCCGGATTTATCGGGATTATCGGACGGCCCAATGTGGGCAAGTCTACCCTGATGAATCACCTGGTGGGACAAAAAATAGCGATTACTTCCCCGGTGGCGCAGACGACGCGAAACCGTTTACGGGGAATTTTAACAACCCCTGAGGCGCAATTTATTTTTGTGGATACTCCGGGGATTCACAAACCCCATCATCAATTGGGAAAGGTGTTGGTGAAAAATGCGATCGGGGCCATTTCTTCGGTTGACATCCTGCTGTTGATGGTGGATGGTTCGGTGGAAGCGGGGGGTGGCGATCGCTTTATTATGGAAATGCTGACCCAAACAAAAACGCCGGTTATTCTAGGTTTGAATAAAATCGACTTACGGTCTAGTTTATCCCGTCCGCGAGATGTAGAGGTCATCGATCGCAGCTATCAGGAACTCGCAGAAAATCTCAAGTGGCCAGTCGCCAGATTCTCTGCCACCACTGGGGAAGGACTAGCGGATTTATTAACCTTGCTAGGCGATCGGTTAGAACCCGGCCCTTATTACTATCCCCCAGATTTAGTCACCGATCGCCCCGAACGCTTTATCATTGGCGAACTGATTCGGGAGCAAATTCTCTATTTAACCCGAGAAGAAGTGCCGCATTCTGTGGCAATTAGCCTGGATCTCATGGAAGAAACAAAGGATTTAACCCGGATTTTAGCAACTATTTATGTAGAACGTCCCTCTCAAAAAGGAATTATTATCGGCAAAGGAGGTCAAATGCTCAAAGCGATCGGGTCGGCGGCCCGAGAACAAATGCAAAAACTCATTGAGGGGAAAGTTTATTTAGAAATCTTTGTCAAAGTCCAACCCAATTGGCGGCAATCTCGCATTCACTTGGCTGAATTGGGGTATAAATTAGAAGACTAA
- a CDS encoding YacL family protein: protein MTEKACNEADWFDQSNAHRRVLEFLTLDIQNSQEWVQQLLDKIAALETGAINEWTRSGNAYYLIFSPQTVTIENLLVDGEPIETISLQEFKEAVLIWQEQLDNSVSDFRNI, encoded by the coding sequence ATGACCGAAAAAGCGTGTAACGAAGCGGACTGGTTTGACCAAAGTAATGCTCATCGTCGGGTTTTAGAGTTTCTGACTCTGGATATTCAAAATAGCCAGGAATGGGTTCAGCAGTTGTTAGACAAAATAGCAGCGTTAGAGACGGGAGCCATTAATGAATGGACGCGCTCAGGAAATGCCTACTATTTGATTTTTTCACCCCAAACCGTGACGATAGAGAATCTGTTAGTGGACGGGGAACCCATTGAAACGATTTCTCTCCAAGAGTTCAAAGAAGCGGTTTTAATATGGCAAGAGCAGCTTGATAATTCCGTTTCTGATTTCAGGAACATTTGA
- a CDS encoding EndoU domain-containing protein gives MNHRFGQLLNGKSIRQIGIGAVVCLLVALFQGIAQGQGINCGSSSPWVTAYNNQQVNHAHIFCGEVNREGRLVGFHARPRGQNPSTVRQFRVTQSVNNQGIYGGEWSHTSGGGSKFSTMFPDRCTAEQVINSIAYAAANRVQCPSGAPHWAWCGLNAPTDSSQQTRFCTANNGSSYRIAGASNRDGKINTGFPLR, from the coding sequence ATGAACCACAGATTTGGGCAACTGTTGAACGGGAAAAGCATCCGTCAAATCGGCATAGGCGCAGTCGTCTGTTTGCTAGTGGCTTTGTTTCAGGGTATAGCACAAGGCCAAGGCATCAATTGTGGGAGTTCATCCCCTTGGGTAACCGCTTATAATAATCAGCAGGTGAATCACGCTCACATTTTTTGTGGGGAAGTAAATCGAGAAGGGCGTTTGGTGGGATTTCATGCGCGACCCCGGGGACAAAATCCTTCTACCGTCCGACAATTTAGAGTCACCCAATCGGTGAATAATCAGGGGATTTATGGGGGAGAATGGAGTCATACCTCCGGAGGTGGCAGCAAGTTTTCAACGATGTTTCCCGATCGCTGCACTGCCGAACAAGTGATCAATTCCATTGCTTATGCGGCAGCCAATCGGGTGCAATGTCCTTCCGGCGCACCCCATTGGGCCTGGTGCGGATTAAATGCGCCAACAGACAGCAGCCAACAAACTCGGTTTTGTACCGCGAATAATGGCAGTTCCTATCGGATTGCTGGGGCAAGCAATCGAGATGGTAAAATTAATACAGGCTTTCCGTTAAGGTAA
- the rplJ gene encoding 50S ribosomal protein L10 yields MGKTLADKQAMVTELKQELSKSQMTLVIDYKGLTVAEITDLRRRLRESGATCAVAKNTLMRRAVDGDENWQSLGEFLKDSSAFLFLKDDLNGPIKAYQDFQKVTKKSELRGGVLEGKALTFEQVKAIGDLPSKEELMAQIAGALNAVVTKIAVGIKEVPSGLARGLQAYADKDGSTSDEDQAA; encoded by the coding sequence GTGGGTAAAACGCTAGCAGATAAACAAGCGATGGTGACGGAGCTCAAACAAGAGTTGAGCAAGTCCCAAATGACGCTTGTGATTGATTACAAAGGGTTAACCGTGGCGGAGATTACCGATTTACGTCGGCGTCTACGCGAAAGCGGTGCAACCTGTGCCGTTGCTAAAAACACCCTGATGCGACGGGCTGTTGATGGCGACGAAAACTGGCAATCTTTAGGGGAATTCCTCAAAGATTCCTCTGCCTTTTTGTTCTTGAAAGATGACCTGAATGGTCCGATTAAGGCGTATCAAGACTTCCAAAAAGTCACCAAGAAGAGTGAACTTCGCGGTGGTGTATTGGAAGGAAAAGCGCTGACTTTCGAGCAAGTTAAGGCGATCGGAGACTTGCCCTCCAAGGAAGAACTCATGGCGCAAATCGCCGGAGCCCTCAATGCAGTGGTCACCAAGATTGCTGTGGGTATCAAAGAAGTTCCTTCGGGTCTGGCCCGAGGTCTCCAAGCCTACGCCGACAAAGACGGCAGCACCAGCGACGAAGACCAAGCTGCGTAA
- a CDS encoding D-alanyl-D-alanine carboxypeptidase yields the protein MLKTPRLTAAVLVTLSVLMTACNPSEAPQTEVPSAEASIAEIPTPEPPQTPKIAPLDNPDPTVTAAIAQYINSLSSQGFASENQGIWMQSGETLLAQHQGTTPLPAASLTKIATSLVALQTFGPEGEFVTQISATGPIENGELQGDLVIQGEGDPLFVWEEAMAIGNRLNEMGIQRVTGDLVILDKFYMNFETDPTIAGNLFLEGINGQIWPGEAETQYQTLPPGTARPQVAIAGTVRVAAAPPAELQPLVRHYSLPVVELLKRMNQYSNNPMAEMFADAVGGPQVVSQKAAVAAGVPPQEIQLINGSGLGEENIMSPRAACGLFLALERELQPHNMTIGDAIAIVGQDEGILNQRQIPRFSVVKSGSLNYVSALAGALPTQTQGSVWFVIMNGGSNLEGFRVQQEALLTQFVTQWGSVTALPPELSPNPLRKTKTSRSEIVKQ from the coding sequence ATGCTAAAAACTCCCCGTTTGACTGCTGCTGTATTGGTCACCCTCTCTGTACTCATGACTGCCTGTAATCCTTCAGAAGCCCCCCAAACTGAAGTTCCCTCTGCGGAAGCCTCGATCGCAGAAATTCCCACTCCCGAACCCCCACAAACGCCGAAGATCGCCCCCTTAGATAACCCCGACCCCACAGTTACTGCTGCGATCGCCCAATATATCAACAGCCTCTCCTCCCAAGGATTTGCCTCAGAAAATCAAGGCATCTGGATGCAAAGTGGGGAGACCCTCCTCGCCCAACATCAAGGCACCACCCCCCTCCCTGCTGCCTCTCTCACTAAAATCGCCACCTCCTTGGTTGCCTTGCAAACCTTCGGGCCCGAGGGGGAATTTGTCACCCAAATTAGCGCCACGGGACCTATCGAAAATGGCGAATTACAGGGGGATTTAGTCATCCAAGGAGAAGGCGACCCCCTGTTTGTTTGGGAAGAAGCAATGGCGATCGGCAATCGCCTCAATGAAATGGGAATTCAACGGGTAACCGGGGACCTGGTGATTCTGGACAAATTTTATATGAACTTCGAGACCGATCCAACCATCGCCGGGAACCTCTTCCTCGAAGGCATTAATGGGCAAATTTGGCCCGGGGAAGCAGAAACCCAATATCAAACCTTACCCCCAGGTACCGCCAGACCCCAAGTGGCGATCGCCGGTACAGTCCGAGTCGCTGCTGCACCCCCTGCGGAACTCCAACCCCTTGTGCGTCATTATTCCCTTCCCGTGGTGGAACTCCTCAAACGCATGAATCAGTACAGCAACAACCCAATGGCGGAAATGTTTGCTGACGCCGTGGGAGGCCCCCAAGTCGTCTCCCAAAAAGCGGCAGTTGCTGCTGGAGTTCCCCCCCAAGAAATCCAACTGATTAATGGATCCGGATTAGGGGAAGAAAATATCATGTCTCCTCGCGCCGCTTGTGGTTTATTTTTGGCATTAGAACGGGAATTACAACCCCATAACATGACCATTGGAGATGCGATCGCCATCGTCGGACAAGATGAAGGCATCCTCAACCAACGGCAAATTCCCCGCTTCTCTGTCGTCAAATCCGGCAGTCTCAACTATGTGAGTGCCTTAGCGGGTGCATTACCCACCCAAACTCAGGGTTCTGTCTGGTTTGTGATTATGAATGGCGGCAGTAACTTAGAAGGATTCCGCGTTCAACAAGAAGCGCTACTCACTCAGTTTGTCACTCAATGGGGATCCGTCACTGCACTCCCTCCGGAATTAAGTCCAAATCCCCTGCGGAAAACCAAAACTTCCCGCAGTGAAATCGTCAAACAATAG
- a CDS encoding PAS domain S-box protein codes for MTYRISRVATAFVIFMGAIHLLGWHFNLEWFTNGLAENPYRMKPNTALCFVFCGTALGLLQHQRLTRRWQSLVWGLAGVVIAIASLTLIQYIFGWNFGIDELLVPHLRASPTTPYPGRMGESVALNFIFIATSLLLLAQQTPRHDRLAQILTLIVALIALVPLVGHLFGSAVLYELLVSTTSTAFNTALTFLLLSVGILFTRPQQGLMQTILSPLAGGMIARRLLPWAIALPLALSWLIFQGYKLEWYDPRTAYACLIISEIVIFSIGIYIQAQVINRIEGDRQESQRWFQSAIMNSPVPIMLHAEDGEVLQINTTWSRISGYQLADIPTLNDWTEKAYQDRTKNPREPIQKIYALEAGQVLEKEQTVRTKTGENLVWYFYAVTLGKTGDRRKITMSTAIDITVRKQAEQALLELNQTLEKRIAKRTIELEQQLHQRQQIEANLRASQALLNSLIECNTDIITAMDTDYNCLVANEAAKTEFSKLFGRSFDVGDNLLEALSHLPSGQANAREVWERAFRGENFSIILELGELPQDRAYYELNYSSMRDASGEILGASLMSRNVNARIKADQALRESEARFQAFMNHSPALAWISDREGKIVYSNQNLASLFGQSVEELLGKTPFDLHPRDIAEQHVANTRLVADGGEVVEAIESAFRSDGSLGEFLVYKFPIEIDGGEHLVGGVGLNITNQIQAEKALRESEAKLKAILDNAPAGIFLKDLQGKIVLANQYILDLLQISEEQCLGKTSAELIPGEFSEQIDAQERNLLENGVPYSCEEYLPQPDGIHTYYTVKLILHDLSGQPYGICGITTDISDRKRAEIALLEAKEAAEAANLTKSAFLANMSHELRTPLNAILGFSQILAQDSSLNPPQREQIAIINSSGEHLLNLINDVLEISKIEAGRSALHLSSFDFYSLITGLEAMLQVKAASKGLQIIFDRDSVPQYITTDESKLRQVLTNLVGNAIKFTREGGVSLRVRATELKETDLEPASRFCFYFEIEDTGMGIAEEELPGLFTPFHQTATGRNASEGTGLGLSISRKFVQMMGGDIEVSSRLNVGTLVKFTIQVSVAQASDLQTASRVQRIIGLEPDQPSYRILVVDDRPESRRLIRCYLEPLGFEVREAENGQQALEVWENWEPHLIVMDMQMPVMNGYEATRQIRSHLKGQATVVIALTASAFEENRSLILSAGCDEFLRKPCRQEVLLETFAQHLGVRYRYEDPESGVEDKGDSWDATFIPDPSALQGMPLPWIGALHNAALAADSEAIEELIQEIPEGSGAIAHCLQDWTDNFRFDKITELTQELLYE; via the coding sequence ATGACTTACCGGATCTCTCGGGTCGCCACTGCCTTCGTCATCTTTATGGGGGCCATCCATTTGCTGGGTTGGCATTTTAATCTGGAATGGTTTACCAACGGTTTGGCTGAGAACCCCTACCGGATGAAACCCAATACAGCTTTGTGCTTTGTGTTCTGTGGAACTGCCCTGGGATTGTTACAACACCAACGACTTACCCGACGGTGGCAATCGCTGGTGTGGGGATTGGCTGGGGTGGTCATAGCGATCGCATCTCTCACCTTAATCCAGTATATTTTTGGCTGGAACTTCGGCATCGATGAACTACTCGTTCCTCATCTGAGGGCCTCCCCGACAACTCCCTATCCAGGGCGAATGGGGGAAAGCGTTGCCTTGAATTTTATCTTCATAGCTACATCCCTGTTGCTGTTAGCACAGCAGACCCCTCGCCATGACCGACTCGCTCAGATCTTAACTTTGATAGTGGCATTGATCGCATTGGTGCCTCTGGTGGGTCACTTGTTTGGTTCTGCGGTGTTGTATGAGTTATTAGTCTCTACAACGAGCACAGCTTTCAATACCGCACTCACATTTCTCCTCCTGTCTGTGGGAATCTTATTCACCCGTCCCCAGCAGGGACTGATGCAGACAATCCTCAGTCCTCTGGCGGGGGGAATGATAGCGCGGCGACTGTTGCCTTGGGCGATCGCCTTGCCTTTGGCCCTGAGTTGGTTGATCTTTCAGGGTTATAAACTGGAGTGGTATGACCCACGAACCGCCTATGCTTGTCTGATCATCAGCGAGATTGTCATCTTTTCTATAGGGATTTACATCCAGGCACAAGTGATCAATCGCATCGAGGGCGATCGCCAGGAGTCACAGCGCTGGTTCCAATCTGCCATCATGAATTCCCCGGTCCCGATCATGCTGCACGCCGAAGATGGAGAAGTGCTGCAAATTAATACTACTTGGTCCAGGATTAGTGGCTATCAGCTTGCCGATATTCCCACCCTCAACGACTGGACAGAAAAAGCATATCAGGACAGAACTAAAAACCCCAGAGAACCGATTCAGAAAATTTACGCATTAGAAGCGGGCCAGGTCCTGGAAAAAGAGCAAACGGTTCGCACCAAAACTGGCGAAAACCTCGTGTGGTACTTCTATGCGGTGACTTTAGGAAAAACCGGCGATCGCCGAAAAATTACCATGAGTACCGCCATTGATATCACCGTTCGCAAACAAGCCGAGCAAGCCCTTCTGGAGTTAAATCAAACCTTAGAAAAACGCATTGCCAAACGAACAATTGAACTCGAACAACAATTGCACCAGCGACAGCAAATAGAGGCCAACCTCAGAGCCAGTCAAGCACTTTTGAATAGTTTGATAGAATGCAACACCGACATTATTACAGCGATGGATACGGACTACAATTGTCTGGTGGCAAATGAGGCGGCTAAAACCGAATTTAGCAAGCTGTTTGGTCGTTCCTTTGACGTGGGTGATAACCTCCTTGAAGCCTTATCCCATTTACCCAGCGGACAGGCCAATGCCAGAGAAGTTTGGGAACGAGCATTTCGAGGCGAAAACTTTAGTATTATTCTGGAATTAGGCGAGCTACCCCAGGACCGTGCCTATTATGAATTAAACTACAGTTCCATGCGAGATGCCAGCGGAGAAATCTTGGGAGCCTCTCTCATGAGTAGGAATGTGAATGCTCGGATTAAAGCCGATCAAGCTTTGCGCGAAAGCGAAGCCAGATTTCAAGCCTTTATGAACCACAGTCCGGCCCTTGCCTGGATTAGCGATCGCGAGGGCAAAATCGTTTACAGTAATCAAAACCTGGCCAGTTTATTTGGGCAGTCTGTAGAGGAGTTGCTAGGTAAAACCCCCTTCGACCTCCACCCCAGGGATATAGCCGAACAGCACGTGGCGAACACTCGCTTAGTGGCTGATGGCGGTGAAGTCGTCGAGGCGATCGAATCTGCATTTCGTTCCGATGGTTCTCTCGGTGAGTTTTTGGTCTATAAATTTCCCATAGAAATTGATGGAGGAGAGCATTTAGTTGGAGGAGTTGGACTCAACATCACCAACCAAATTCAAGCCGAGAAAGCGTTGCGAGAAAGTGAAGCAAAATTAAAAGCCATTTTAGATAATGCTCCTGCGGGAATTTTTTTGAAAGACCTGCAAGGCAAAATAGTATTAGCCAATCAATATATCCTTGATTTGTTACAGATCTCAGAAGAGCAGTGTTTGGGTAAAACCTCTGCCGAATTAATCCCAGGAGAGTTTTCCGAGCAAATTGACGCCCAGGAACGAAACCTGCTCGAAAACGGAGTACCTTATTCTTGTGAAGAATACCTCCCTCAGCCCGATGGCATTCATACCTATTATACCGTCAAGTTAATCCTCCATGATTTGAGTGGCCAACCTTATGGTATATGTGGAATTACCACGGATATCAGCGATCGCAAGCGGGCTGAAATAGCCTTACTAGAAGCGAAAGAAGCGGCGGAAGCAGCTAACCTGACTAAAAGCGCCTTTCTCGCCAATATGAGCCATGAACTGCGAACCCCTCTGAATGCCATTCTGGGCTTTAGCCAAATCTTAGCTCAGGACTCGTCTTTAAATCCCCCACAACGAGAACAAATTGCGATTATCAATAGTAGTGGTGAGCATTTGCTCAATCTGATTAACGATGTCCTGGAAATCTCCAAAATCGAAGCGGGGCGATCGGCCCTTCATCTGAGCAGTTTTGACTTTTATTCTCTGATCACGGGATTAGAAGCCATGCTGCAAGTCAAAGCCGCCTCTAAAGGGTTGCAGATTATTTTTGACCGAGATAGTGTCCCCCAATATATCACCACCGATGAAAGCAAATTGCGCCAAGTTTTGACCAATTTGGTGGGAAATGCCATCAAATTTACTCGCGAAGGTGGGGTATCCCTGCGAGTCAGAGCAACGGAACTCAAAGAGACAGATTTAGAGCCAGCCTCTCGGTTCTGTTTCTACTTTGAAATCGAAGATACAGGCATGGGAATAGCTGAGGAGGAGTTGCCGGGATTATTTACACCCTTTCATCAAACCGCCACCGGCAGAAACGCCTCGGAAGGAACGGGTTTAGGATTGAGCATTAGCCGTAAATTCGTGCAAATGATGGGCGGTGATATCGAGGTGAGCAGCCGCCTCAATGTAGGGACCTTGGTTAAATTTACCATTCAAGTCTCCGTTGCTCAAGCCAGTGACCTCCAAACCGCTAGTCGGGTCCAACGCATTATCGGATTAGAACCGGATCAGCCCTCTTATCGGATTTTAGTGGTTGACGATCGCCCTGAAAGTCGCCGCTTAATTCGCTGCTACCTCGAACCCCTGGGATTTGAGGTCCGGGAAGCCGAAAATGGGCAACAAGCGTTAGAAGTATGGGAAAATTGGGAACCCCATCTAATAGTGATGGATATGCAAATGCCTGTGATGAATGGTTACGAAGCCACTCGACAGATCAGGTCTCATTTAAAGGGTCAGGCGACGGTGGTGATTGCATTAACCGCAAGTGCCTTTGAGGAAAATCGCAGCTTAATTTTATCGGCTGGTTGTGATGAGTTCCTGCGAAAGCCTTGCCGACAAGAGGTACTCTTGGAAACCTTTGCTCAACACCTAGGAGTGCGCTATCGATATGAAGATCCCGAGTCTGGAGTAGAAGACAAGGGTGATTCATGGGATGCCACGTTTATTCCAGACCCTTCGGCATTGCAAGGGATGCCACTCCCCTGGATTGGTGCGTTGCACAATGCTGCCCTCGCTGCGGATAGTGAAGCCATTGAAGAACTCATCCAGGAAATTCCGGAAGGTTCGGGGGCGATCGCTCACTGTCTCCAAGACTGGACCGACAACTTTCGATTTGACAAAATTACCGAACTGACCCAGGAACTGCTTTATGAATAG
- a CDS encoding response regulator: MNSDQPLGTLADILIVDDEPNNLRLLSNLLKKQGYKVRAVLSGEMALSAAKSTPPDLILLDIMMPDMDGYQVCHQLKNDSETCQIPVIFVSAKDQGFDKVKAFAVGGVDYITKPFQVEEVFARMECHLKLNYLQMKLEEQNYQLQAEICQRNAAEKALKEQNEQLNREIKRRQITEIALQRANQELARSNADLEQFAGIASHDLRSPLATINGYAQLLQMCGKEQLDDKCNEFLEQILKLCNRTNLLIGELLSYARLNQVQESCQLLPSDRLVQQALEHLGMEIYQNKAQVTYDPLPEIIATESQFLQLFQNLIGNAIKYRGEESPRIHLSAVLQDNCYLFSIQDNGIGIEEQYSEHIFQIFKRLHAQDYPGTGIGLATCRKIVERHGGSIWIKSEVGQGSIFYFTVPTEQRVVERQMIEAIGHPN, from the coding sequence ATGAATAGCGATCAACCTCTCGGGACTTTAGCCGATATTTTAATTGTGGACGATGAACCGAATAATTTACGGTTGTTGTCGAATTTGCTAAAAAAACAAGGTTACAAAGTCCGCGCCGTCCTCTCGGGAGAAATGGCTTTATCGGCTGCCAAATCAACCCCACCGGATTTGATTTTGCTCGATATCATGATGCCCGATATGGATGGATATCAAGTTTGTCATCAGCTCAAAAATGACTCAGAAACTTGTCAGATTCCGGTAATTTTTGTGAGTGCGAAAGACCAAGGATTTGACAAGGTAAAGGCTTTTGCCGTTGGCGGAGTAGACTATATTACCAAGCCGTTTCAAGTCGAAGAGGTCTTTGCCCGCATGGAATGTCATCTGAAACTGAATTACTTGCAAATGAAGCTAGAGGAACAAAACTATCAGTTGCAAGCGGAAATTTGTCAGCGCAACGCCGCTGAAAAAGCCCTCAAGGAGCAGAATGAACAGCTTAATCGGGAAATTAAACGACGCCAAATCACAGAAATAGCCCTGCAAAGAGCCAATCAAGAACTTGCTCGGTCTAATGCCGATTTAGAACAATTTGCCGGAATTGCCTCTCACGACTTACGCTCACCTTTAGCCACCATCAATGGCTATGCCCAACTCTTGCAAATGTGCGGCAAGGAACAACTGGATGATAAATGTAACGAGTTTTTAGAGCAAATTTTAAAGCTCTGCAATCGCACCAATTTATTAATTGGAGAGTTACTTTCCTATGCGCGTTTGAATCAAGTGCAGGAGTCCTGTCAACTCCTACCCAGCGATCGGCTTGTCCAGCAGGCTTTGGAACATCTAGGGATGGAGATTTATCAAAATAAAGCTCAGGTGACTTATGACCCGTTACCGGAAATCATAGCCACGGAATCCCAATTCCTGCAACTCTTCCAAAATTTAATCGGAAATGCCATTAAATACCGTGGCGAAGAGTCGCCCAGAATTCATCTAAGTGCGGTACTTCAAGACAATTGCTATTTGTTTTCGATCCAAGATAATGGCATTGGGATTGAGGAACAATATTCCGAGCATATTTTTCAAATCTTTAAACGGTTGCACGCCCAAGACTATCCCGGGACCGGCATCGGATTAGCCACTTGCCGCAAAATTGTCGAACGGCATGGAGGTTCGATTTGGATCAAATCGGAAGTCGGTCAGGGGTCCATATTTTATTTTACCGTACCCACAGAGCAGAGAGTGGTGGAGCGACAGATGATAGAGGCGATCGGTCATCCCAACTGA